From Danio aesculapii chromosome 18, fDanAes4.1, whole genome shotgun sequence, a single genomic window includes:
- the snrpa gene encoding U1 small nuclear ribonucleoprotein A, with protein MAGQEMRLNHTIYINNLNEKIKKDELKKSLYAIFSQFGQILDILVSRTLKMKGQAFVIFKEINSASNALRSMQGFPFYDKPMRIQYSKHDSDIIAKMKGTFVERDRKKEKKKPKVPEAGAGKKGGSGATPAMAGVPAAMPGMPPMSQGPRMMPMPGQPPYMPPPGMMPPPNMAPGQMPPGAMPPGGMMPGQMPGQMPQQVSENPPNHILFLTNLPEETNELMLSMLFNQFPGFKEVRLVPGRHDIAFVEFDNEVQAGAAREALQGFKITQSNAMKISFAKK; from the exons ATGGCGGGCCAGGAGATGAGACTAAACCACACCATTTACATTAACAACTTGAATGAGAAGATCAAAAAAGACG AGCTGAAAAAGTCATTGTATGCTATATTCTCCCAGTTTGGCCAAATCCTGGACATCCTTGTTTCTCGTACCCTGAAAATGAAGGGTCAGGCATTTGTGATCTTCAAAGAGATCAACAGTGCTTCCAACGCTCTCCGTTCAATGCAGGGCTTTCCTTTTTATGATAAACCCATG CGTATTCAGTATTCGAAGCATGACTCTGATATAATTGCAAAAATGAAAGGAACATTTGTGGAGCGAGACCGtaagaaggagaagaagaagcCTAAAGTCCCCGAAGCCGGTGCTGGGAAGAAGGGGGGTTCTGGTGCCACCCCTGCTATGGCTGGAGTACCTGCTGCTATGCCT GGAATGCCACCTATGAGTCAAGGTCCTCGCATGATGCCAATGCCTGGCCAGCCTCCCTACATGCCGCCTCCTGGTATGATGCCTCCACCGAACATGGCACCCGGACAGATGCCCCCAGGTGCCATGCCACCAGGAGGCATGATGCCAGGACAAATGCCCGGTCAGATGCCACAGCAG GTGTCAGAAAACCCTCCCAACCACATCCTGTTCCTCACCAATCTCCCAGAGGAGACCAACGAGCTCATGTTGTCCATGTTGTTCAACCA gtTCCCTGGATTCAAGGAAGTTCGTCTTGTCCCTGGTCGTCACGATATCGCCTTTGTGGAGTTTGATAATGAGGTGCAGGCCGGAGCAGCCAGAGAAGCTTTGCAAGGCTTTAAGATCACACAGAGCAATGCTATGAAAATCTCTTTCGCAAAGAAATAA
- the actmap gene encoding actin maturation protease isoform X2, with amino-acid sequence MSVENDEPAPPPPPPLPPPPPSLARSESSKKKLYQALAEGRTAVEGDYEEASIIIGQRESSFSKDLQWLLFNSYVPSLIQDGPQCGLVALWMATHLLQPPKMLLLETLVQTAKDNGYTEQGEMFSASDMAKLAEHVCGCRVQRLSGGMLGENTAVILKHLINRQPVLIPYDEDFNHEPCLRNGHKAHWAVASGILLGLREGCVDYKLSPPDVTLPWLHLAQSEASVSWPIDDIEEVFVLAKQGKSLRYQLWEFESVAQSNKQLKEMDPQRASDGTRGKRSTQGKPTPTRGEHPHRNGN; translated from the exons ATGTCAGTGGAGAATGATGAACCAGcacctccacctcctcctcctctaccTCCTCCACCTCCTTCACTGGCGCGCTCAGAGTCCAGCAAGAAGAAACTTTACCAGGCTTTAGCAGAGGGAAGGACCGCTGTAGAGGGAGACTATGAAGAGGCCAGCATTATTATAGGACAGAGAGAAAGCAG TTTTAGCAAGGATCTGCAGTGGCTGCTGTTTAATAGCTATGTGCCCTCACTCATTCAAGATGGTCCACA ATGTGGTCTTGTGGCCTTATGGATGGCGACTCATTTACTGCAGCCTCCTAAAATGCTGCTCCTGGAAACACTGGTCCAGACGGCAAAAGACAATGGTTACACTGAACAAGGAGAAATGTTTTCTG CCAGTGACATGGCCAAGCTGGCAGAGCACGTGTGCGGATGCAGAGTTCAGAGGTTGTCAGGAGGCATGCTGGGAGAAAACACTGCTGTCATTCTTAAACACCTCATTAACAGGCAGCCCGTTCTTATACC ATATGACGAGGATTTTAATCATGAACCCTGTCTTCGCAATGGTCACAAAGCCCACTGGGCAGTCGCCTCAG GTATTTTACTCGGCTTAAGAGAAGGTTGTGTTGACTATAAACTTTCCCCCCCCGACGTCACTCTTCCCTGGCTTCATCTTGCTCAGAGTGAAGCCTCTGTCTCGTGGCCCATTGATGACATTGAGGAGGTGTTTGTTCTGGCTAAGCAGGGAAAGAGTCTGCGCTACCAGCTGTGGGAGTTTGAATCTGTAGCGCAGAGTAACAAACAGCTAAAGGAGATGGACCCTCAGAGAGCCAGCGATGGGACGAG gggaaaacggagcacccaggggaaacccacgcccacacgaggagaacatccacacagaaatggcaactga
- the actmap gene encoding actin maturation protease isoform X1 encodes MSVENDEPAPPPPPPLPPPPPSLARSESSKKKLYQALAEGRTAVEGDYEEASIIIGQRESSFSKDLQWLLFNSYVPSLIQDGPQCGLVALWMATHLLQPPKMLLLETLVQTAKDNGYTEQGEMFSASDMAKLAEHVCGCRVQRLSGGMLGENTAVILKHLINRQPVLIPYDEDFNHEPCLRNGHKAHWAVASGILLGLREGCVDYKLSPPDVTLPWLHLAQSEASVSWPIDDIEEVFVLAKQGKSLRYQLWEFESVAQSNKQLKEMDPQRASDGTRYVLPPGGVQDGLAGQVLLLHTGTEQNRN; translated from the exons ATGTCAGTGGAGAATGATGAACCAGcacctccacctcctcctcctctaccTCCTCCACCTCCTTCACTGGCGCGCTCAGAGTCCAGCAAGAAGAAACTTTACCAGGCTTTAGCAGAGGGAAGGACCGCTGTAGAGGGAGACTATGAAGAGGCCAGCATTATTATAGGACAGAGAGAAAGCAG TTTTAGCAAGGATCTGCAGTGGCTGCTGTTTAATAGCTATGTGCCCTCACTCATTCAAGATGGTCCACA ATGTGGTCTTGTGGCCTTATGGATGGCGACTCATTTACTGCAGCCTCCTAAAATGCTGCTCCTGGAAACACTGGTCCAGACGGCAAAAGACAATGGTTACACTGAACAAGGAGAAATGTTTTCTG CCAGTGACATGGCCAAGCTGGCAGAGCACGTGTGCGGATGCAGAGTTCAGAGGTTGTCAGGAGGCATGCTGGGAGAAAACACTGCTGTCATTCTTAAACACCTCATTAACAGGCAGCCCGTTCTTATACC ATATGACGAGGATTTTAATCATGAACCCTGTCTTCGCAATGGTCACAAAGCCCACTGGGCAGTCGCCTCAG GTATTTTACTCGGCTTAAGAGAAGGTTGTGTTGACTATAAACTTTCCCCCCCCGACGTCACTCTTCCCTGGCTTCATCTTGCTCAGAGTGAAGCCTCTGTCTCGTGGCCCATTGATGACATTGAGGAGGTGTTTGTTCTGGCTAAGCAGGGAAAGAGTCTGCGCTACCAGCTGTGGGAGTTTGAATCTGTAGCGCAGAGTAACAAACAGCTAAAGGAGATGGACCCTCAGAGAGCCAGCGATGGGACGAGGTACGTGCTTCCTCCTGGAGGTGTACAGGACGGTCTGGCTGGACAAGTGCTTCTGCTTCATACAGGCACAGAGCAGAATAGGAACTGA